CAACGCCTCCCGGGCTTTTCGCAACAAGGACCGTTCGGATGAGAGGTAGAGATTTTTCGCCAGCTGCTGGGTGATGGTGCTACCGCCGCGCTTGAACTCCCCGACCTCCAGGTTGTAGAGCGCGGCATCCTTGATGCCTTCCCAGTCGAACCCTTCATGGGCGAAGAACGAGGCATCTTCCGCGGCGACAACAGCTCGCTGCAGCGCGGGTGCAATGCGCGACAGCGGCACCCAGGCATACTTGATATGCAACGGATGCCCCTGCTCCTTGGCCTGAGCCCGGCGGGCTTCCATCAAAGCCGTTTCCGTGGGATGGTGTTTCGCGAGGCGGGAGACGTCGGGGAGCGTCACCAGCCAGTACAGGGCCAAGGCGGCGGCGGGCAGCCCGATCAACGCGGTGACCCACAGCAGTATCCGGCCAAATCGACTGCCTGTTGACTTGCTCATTCCCTACACTCTATCTATGTGGAGACAAGAAGCCTGACCGATCTGTTGCGAATCGACGGATCAGAAGGGGCCGTCCACATCGCCCTGCCATTCAATTACGATGAAACTACTTGGCGCCGAGTTTATCAAAAGTTCCGTGTCCCCAGAACAGTTTCCTGCCGACCGCTTGCCGGAGATCGCGTTTGTCGGTCGATCGAATGTCGGTAAGTCGTCGCTGATCAATTCCCTGCTGCATCGAAAGAAGCTGGCCAAGGTCAGCAAGACTCCGGGAAAAACCCGGGCTATCAACTTTTTCACGGTGCGCACGTCCGACCAGCATCTGCCGCTGTTGTCGCTGGTGGACTTGCCCGGTTACGGCTATGCCAAAGTGTCCAAAACCATGCGGGCACAGTGGGGGCCGATGATCGAGCAATATCTGGAACAGCGCCAATCCCTCGGCGCAATCATTCTGCTGATCGAGTCGCGGGTGTGGATGCCGCAGGATGTCATGACCGTGCAATGGGTCCAGTCGCTTGGCTGCGGCCTCATCATCGTCCTGACCAAGGCCGACAAATTGCGGCAGAGCGAGCGGAAGCCGGCCGTCGCCGCCGTGCGCAATGCCTGCGGATTGGGCCCGGAAGTACCGATCCTGCTCTATTCCGCGGAAACGCATGAAGGGCGGGATGCCTTGTGGGGGGAGATTCGCACGCAGTTTAAAACTTAATTTCGATGTATGCCTTGTTTTTGAGGTCGGCCATCCAGATCTGATATTGATCCTCGGTCTTTTGCTGAAAGACCAGGGTTTGGATTTCGGCCTTGACCTGTTCGAAGGGTCGAAACTGGCGCGGCTTTTTGTCGTCGACGCGCACGATGTGCAGTCCTTCCGCCGTCTCCACGATGCCCGTCACCTGTCCCACTTGCAGCGAGGTGAGGGCCTGTTCCAGCGCCGGAATCAACTCACCTTGCCGGACCAGTCCCAATCGACCGCCGCGTGAGGCGTCCGCTCCGTCGGAAAAGCGAATCGCCAGATCCTCAAAAGGTTCGCCCTGTTTCAGGGTGGCCAGGAGTGCTTCTGCCCGCCCCTGGGCGGCCGAGAGCCCGTCCGGCGTGCGCGGCTTGATGAGGATTTGGCTCAACTGATATTCCTCAGGATAGGCAAAACGATCCTGGTGCTCCTGGTAGTATCGCTTCATCTCCGACTCGGCGACCATGATCAAGCCGCGCACTTCGCGGTCCACCACACGCATCAACGTCAGTTGCTCGCGGACGTTCCTGGCGGTGTTCGGGTCGGTGCTGTTGAGCGCTTCCCCCTGCTTCTTCATTTCTTCCATCGCCTGCGCGACTTCCTGATCGGACACATCCACACCCTTGTTCTTGGCGGCTTGCAGCTGCAGTTTGCGCTCGATCATTTTTGTGACAGCGATGGCCTCGGCCGTCTTGAGGCGGCGTTCCAGCTCCTCGCCCTTATACAGTTTGCGCAGACGCTCCTGGTCGGGCAGCAGGTCGCGCTTGAGTTCCGACCACATGATCAGATCGGAATTGACGACGGCCACGATGCGGTCTTCCAGTTTGGCGGCTTCTGCGGGATGGGTCAGGGGCGTGACGGCACAGACACCGAGCAGGAGACCGGTGACAAGCCAGCCGATAAGCGGGCGGGTCCACGGAGCGGAATCCGGCCTGGTGCCGGCGGACATGCGCAATATGGCGCGGAGACGCGTCGAGACGACATGCAATCGGTGATTCATACAGGTAGTGGGATTGTACACAATCGAGACTTCAGAAGGGGAGCGTTGTTACGAAGCACAGGAGGGAATCGTCAGAACAAAGAATGTGCGTAGGGCCGATGCGTGCCGGATTACTGGCGCCCTGGTTCATCCGTCACGTAACGAGCGGCGTCGGCCATGCGGATCGTCGCGCCGGTGCGGAGCTCGGCGAACACGTCGTCCAGCCGCTTGCGGCGCTTTTCGGCCAGCAATTCCTGCCGGAGGCGTTCGCGGGTGGCTTGATCCGCCTGCAGAATTTCCGGCTCCAGCGGACTGACCTTCATGAGGTAGTAACCCTTGTCGGTCTTGATCGGATCGCTCAGCACCCCGGGGTGCATGGAAGGAATCAAGGCATCGAGTTCCGGCTCCAGCAAGCCTTTGCGATAGGGTCCCAGGTCTCCGCCCTTGGCGCGGCTTCGCTCGTCGATCGAATACCGCAGGGCGAAGCGGGTGAAGTTACCGCCGGCTTCCACCTGACGTTTGAGGTCTCTGGCCGCGTAGACGTTCGGCAGCAGCATGACCGAGACCTGCACCTTGGGATTGGCCAGAAGTTGGTTGGCATGTTTTTCGAGGTACGCATCCAACTCTTCTTTGGAGATCTCGACCTTCGTCTTGATCCGGTCCTTCAGCAATTCATCAAGAATCAACTGTTCGCGGTACCGCAACGTCTTCTCGCGGATGTCATCCGATTGATCGATCCCCTGCTTGCGCGCCTCCTGCATCAGCAACTCGCGCATGATCAATTCATCGAGGAACCGGCGTTTCCCGCCCTCTTTTTCGTAACGTGCGCGGGTGGCCTGGGACAGTTCCTCCCACCGGATATCGAATTCGGCTTGAGTAATGGAGCGTCCGTTGATCATGGCGATCACCGGCTCTTCCTGCGGCGGTTCCGCACAGCCGGACAGCGAGCCGAGTGCGTAGAATGCCAACGCGGCGCCGGTCAGTCGAAGGTGCCGATGCGAATGATGAGTGGTCTGCCGTGACGTCATGCGGTCGGGGAATGCATCCTGTGCGAGGATCAGGGTGAGCCTGTCTTCGGCCCTTGGTTGTTGGTACCACAGACGTGGAGGGTTTGCAAGGTTGCGTTGAGTTCTGGAAAGACCAAACTCCAGTCGTCATGCGGCATCTGGAGTTCAAACGACAGCGGCGACAAGAATCGTAATCGACGCTTGTATCGGTCCATGAGCGTTTGCACGGCGATTTCCGACACCTTGGCCTTGGGATCGAAGGTGATCACGACGGCGTGCGGCTGCTCAACCACGGAGCTCAGGCGCAACTGTTTGGCCAGGAGGCGGATCTGCATGAGTTCGAACAGTCGCTCGACCGGATCCGGTGGATGGCCATAGCGGTCTTCGATCTCTCCGTGCAAGAGGGCCAGGTCACCGAGTTGGCCGCAGGACGACAGGCGTTTGTAGAGTGACAGGCGTTGATGACTATCGGCCACGTAATCCTCGGGAATGTAGGCGGAGACACTGAGTCGCAGTTCCGGATCCGGCTCCTCCTCCACCACTTGGCCTTTCAAGCGTTGCACGGCCTGTTCGACCATTTGCAGGTAGAGATCGAGACCGATGGCGGCGATGTGGCCTGATTGCTGTTTGCCGAGCAGATTGCCTGCTCCGCGAATTTCCAGGTCTGCCGCGGCGATGCGAAAACCCGATCCCAGTTCGGTAAATTGCTGGATGGCCGTGAGCCGCTTTTGCGCATCCTCCGACAGGTTGCCTTCATCCGGTACGAGGAAATAGGCGTAGGCTTGCTCGCCGCCCCGTCCCACCCGGCCGCGCAGCTGATACAGCTGGGCCAGGCCAAACGTGTCGGCGCGATTGACGATGATCGTATTGGCCGTCGGCACGTCGATGCCGGATTGAATGATCGCGGACGCAATCAAAATGTCCGCCTCCCGGTGGAAGAATTTCAGCATGACGGCTTCCAAGGGTTTGGAATCCATCTGGCCGTGCGCCATGACGATGCGCGCCTCCGGCACCAATTCCTGGAGCCAGGCGCCCATCCGCTCCATGGTCTCCACGCGATTGTGGACGAAGTAGGTCTGTCCGCCGCGGCCGAGCTCGCGGAGAATCGCTTCGCGGATGGCCTTTTCGCTGAAGCGAAGCACTTGCGTGCGGATCGCCAGTCGTCCGGACGGCGGGGTGTTGATGATCGACAGGTCGCGCACGCTCGTCATGGTCATTTGCAGCGTGCGAGGAATCGGCGTGGCCGTCAGAGTCAAGACGTCGACCTGCGTGCGCAACTGCTTGAGGCGCTCCTTGTGCTTGACCCCGAACCATTGCTCCTCGTCGATGATCACCAGCCCGAGGTTGCGGAACTGCACGTCCTTTTGGAGGAGCCGGTGGGTCCCGATCAAGATGTCGACCAGGCCGGCCGCCGTGTCCTTGATGATGGCTTTCGTCTCCTTCGGAGACTGAAAGCGGGAAATCAGCGCCACACGGGTCGGGAAGGGGGCGAACCGCTCCACGAAATTGTCGTAATGCTGATGGGCGAGGAGGGTAGTGGGCACCAGCACGGCGACCTGCCTGTTTTCTTCAACGGCCTTGAAGGCGGCCCGCATGGCGACCTCGGTCTTGCCGTAGCCCACATCGCCGCAGACCAGGCGATCCATTGGTTTTGTCGAGGCTAGGTCGTGGGTGATGTCCTCGATCGCCTTCCGCTGGTCGGGCGTTTCTTCATATTCGAAGGCGGCCTCGAACTCATGGTAGAGCGTGCTGTCTTTGCCGTACGACGTGCGATGGACCAATTCCCGGTTGGCGTAGAGATCGACGAGCTCATGCGCCATTTCTTCGATGTCTTTCTTGACCTTCGCCGTCGTTTTCGCCCAACTGGTCCCGCCGAGCCGGTCGAGTCGAGGCACATGCGCGTCGGCGCCTGCATACCGTTGAACTTGATTCAACCGGTCGAGCGGCACATAGAGTTTGTCCGTTCCGGCGAATTCGAGCACCAGAAAATCGCTGTCGAAGTCCTGCACGGAGAGACGGCGCAACCCCTGATATTTCGCGATGCCGTACTGCACGTGTACGACAAAATCGCCGACGTT
The sequence above is drawn from the Nitrospira defluvii genome and encodes:
- the mfd gene encoding transcription-repair coupling factor, which codes for MPPVTPLHLTTWLAPVREALHTGSGKPCLMGLHGSTTGFGLALLTQSVPSQPLADRSWLVVTKTDDEAERLYRDTLFYRTLCGQSGDDLALFPKWETLPYESTVPHIDLVARRMQTLHRLCTTARTVLFTSVPALTQRVLPALVFTDALLCFQPNGSLERETLVSGLLRLGYRKGSVVEIPGEFSIRGGIVDIYSTAYPDPLRVEFLGDTIESIRFFDPATQKSTDKIKQAWVLPARELIRSEDAPDALAPLGADAEWHAPSVYGAMDSLLDYFPQPPVLVLDQPTTLKAHTAECWQVVEEGFLRHEDRSDPNPYPTPDQLYLTWDQILAATNGYAMLALEPVTAPDASWEPVITCPAQTPASVGLGQRGTAFSHTLEVLDRLREGGPVVLVARSQGQVGRLLALFGEHDRPAVEWKPSALSAGGAQKAPFSVLNGDVSAGFLSPELRLVVLTEEELFAKGTRHKPQHKSKAATFLSSLEDLNVGDFVVHVQYGIAKYQGLRRLSVQDFDSDFLVLEFAGTDKLYVPLDRLNQVQRYAGADAHVPRLDRLGGTSWAKTTAKVKKDIEEMAHELVDLYANRELVHRTSYGKDSTLYHEFEAAFEYEETPDQRKAIEDITHDLASTKPMDRLVCGDVGYGKTEVAMRAAFKAVEENRQVAVLVPTTLLAHQHYDNFVERFAPFPTRVALISRFQSPKETKAIIKDTAAGLVDILIGTHRLLQKDVQFRNLGLVIIDEEQWFGVKHKERLKQLRTQVDVLTLTATPIPRTLQMTMTSVRDLSIINTPPSGRLAIRTQVLRFSEKAIREAILRELGRGGQTYFVHNRVETMERMGAWLQELVPEARIVMAHGQMDSKPLEAVMLKFFHREADILIASAIIQSGIDVPTANTIIVNRADTFGLAQLYQLRGRVGRGGEQAYAYFLVPDEGNLSEDAQKRLTAIQQFTELGSGFRIAAADLEIRGAGNLLGKQQSGHIAAIGLDLYLQMVEQAVQRLKGQVVEEEPDPELRLSVSAYIPEDYVADSHQRLSLYKRLSSCGQLGDLALLHGEIEDRYGHPPDPVERLFELMQIRLLAKQLRLSSVVEQPHAVVITFDPKAKVSEIAVQTLMDRYKRRLRFLSPLSFELQMPHDDWSLVFPELNATLQTLHVCGTNNQGPKTGSP
- a CDS encoding peptidylprolyl isomerase, encoding MNHRLHVVSTRLRAILRMSAGTRPDSAPWTRPLIGWLVTGLLLGVCAVTPLTHPAEAAKLEDRIVAVVNSDLIMWSELKRDLLPDQERLRKLYKGEELERRLKTAEAIAVTKMIERKLQLQAAKNKGVDVSDQEVAQAMEEMKKQGEALNSTDPNTARNVREQLTLMRVVDREVRGLIMVAESEMKRYYQEHQDRFAYPEEYQLSQILIKPRTPDGLSAAQGRAEALLATLKQGEPFEDLAIRFSDGADASRGGRLGLVRQGELIPALEQALTSLQVGQVTGIVETAEGLHIVRVDDKKPRQFRPFEQVKAEIQTLVFQQKTEDQYQIWMADLKNKAYIEIKF
- the mtgA gene encoding monofunctional biosynthetic peptidoglycan transglycosylase, translated to MSKSTGSRFGRILLWVTALIGLPAAALALYWLVTLPDVSRLAKHHPTETALMEARRAQAKEQGHPLHIKYAWVPLSRIAPALQRAVVAAEDASFFAHEGFDWEGIKDAALYNLEVGEFKRGGSTITQQLAKNLYLSSERSLLRKAREALITRSLEHHLTKEQILELYLNVAEWGQGVFGAEAAARHHFGKSAKELSVEEAALLAAILPSPRRYDPIRHTAYLNRRQRHIVRWLERGGSRKAGSVNRSPSEPLEVVPVEE
- the yihA gene encoding ribosome biogenesis GTP-binding protein YihA/YsxC; protein product: MKLLGAEFIKSSVSPEQFPADRLPEIAFVGRSNVGKSSLINSLLHRKKLAKVSKTPGKTRAINFFTVRTSDQHLPLLSLVDLPGYGYAKVSKTMRAQWGPMIEQYLEQRQSLGAIILLIESRVWMPQDVMTVQWVQSLGCGLIIVLTKADKLRQSERKPAVAAVRNACGLGPEVPILLYSAETHEGRDALWGEIRTQFKT
- a CDS encoding peptidylprolyl isomerase, translating into MTSRQTTHHSHRHLRLTGAALAFYALGSLSGCAEPPQEEPVIAMINGRSITQAEFDIRWEELSQATRARYEKEGGKRRFLDELIMRELLMQEARKQGIDQSDDIREKTLRYREQLILDELLKDRIKTKVEISKEELDAYLEKHANQLLANPKVQVSVMLLPNVYAARDLKRQVEAGGNFTRFALRYSIDERSRAKGGDLGPYRKGLLEPELDALIPSMHPGVLSDPIKTDKGYYLMKVSPLEPEILQADQATRERLRQELLAEKRRKRLDDVFAELRTGATIRMADAARYVTDEPGRQ